CGGGGCAGCAGTCGTTCGCTGCGTTCGATGATGGTGACGCCGGCGCCGAAGCGCCTGAACATCTGGCCGAACTCCAGGCCTATGTAGCTACCACCGACGATGAGCAGGTGGCGCGGCAACGTCTTCAGGTCCATCACGCCGACATTGGTGAGATACGGCACGGTGTCGACACCGGGGAAATCCGGCGCCACAGCCCGGCCACCGACATTCAGGAAGATGTGTTCCGCTTCGATGACCTCGTCGCCCACCCTCAGCACGCGGGGCGATTCGAACCGCGCGTGCCCGCGTATCAGGGTGACGTTCGGCATGCCGGCCACCCAGGACTCGACGTTGCCGCGCGAACGCTCCGAAATGCCACGCGTGCGTTTCCACACGCCTTCCATGTCGACCCTCACCTGCCCGCCGGTCGAGACGCCGTATTCGGCGGCGCGGCGCCCCATGTGCGCCACGTAGGCGCTGGCCACCATGGCCTTGGTAGGTATGCAGCCCGTGTTGACGCAGGTGCCGCCCATCAGCTTGCGCTCGATCAGCGCCACGCTGCGCCCTGCCGCGCCGAGGCGCGCGGCCAGCGAAGGACCGGCCTGCCCCGCGCCCACCACGATCGCGTCAAATCGCCTGCTCATGCCCATTGCTCACGCCGCCTGGAGCGGGTAAGCGTGGCACTCCGGCGTGTAAGGAACCGTCAATGCAGGGAGTTGCCGGTATCAGCGCCGTTTGCTCGCGGGCGCAACGCGGAGGGTTCACTGCCTTACATCGATCTCGTTGGTGACTTCCTTTACGCCAGTCACCTTCCGCACGAGGGCATCGATCCGCGATTTCTCCGCATCGTTCCTGACCGGGCCGCGCAACACCACGGCGCCGTCCGAGACGATGACCATGACGTGGTGCCCGGCATCGGACAAAGACGCGTCGTTGGCGATGGCCTGGCGGACGGAGGCCTGCAACTGCGCATCTTCCGAACTGTGGATCTGTGACGCCGCCTGATGTGGTGGCGCCTGAAGGGCCATGACCTGACCAACCACGAACAGGCCCAGCCAGCCCGGCATTGCAAGCTTCATATCCCTACCCCGCGACGATGCGATATCGCTACGCGGCCTATTAGCCACTGCCCGGCGTGAATCGCGCGTGCAATGGGCGGATGCGCGCGAAACCCGGGCGAGCACTCAGAACCGCGCGCGCAGCTGCTCGACCAGCGCCCGAATCTGCCCAAGCTGGGCCACGATGGCGTCACGACGCGCGGACAGGGTCTCATCACCATCGGATTCCAGCATGCCGGGATCGATCAGTCGCAACGAGCCGACCAGACGATGAATCAGGTTGTGCTGCGCCGTGGTGTCGTGTTCAGCGAGTGCGAGGTCGAGTTTCGCCACGTCGGCGTTACCGGCATCGAGCAACCCCTCGAGCAAGGTCTTCACCTGCGCTTCGGAGCCGAATACGTTGGTGAGATAGGCCAGCCGGTCCCTGCCGGATCGCCCGCCGTCGACGGCGCCGGTCACCGCCTGATGTCTGATGCCGGCGATCTTTTGCTCCAGCTCATCGAGTTGCACCGGCTTGGCGAGGAAATCATCCATGCCGGCCCGCCGGCATCGATCGACCTGCTCGGGCAGCGCACTCGCCGACAGCGCGATGATCGGCAGATGCCGTGCCTGGCCGGCTTCCGCGTGCCGTATGCGTTCGGCCAGCGCGTATCCATCCAGTACCGGCATGTGGCAGTCGGTGATAAGGATGTCGTAATGCCCCTCCTGCAGAGCCGCCCAGGCTTGCTGTCCGTCTTCCACGACAAGGTGTTCGTACCCGAGCAGGTCCAGCTGCCGCCCGATCACCGCACGGTTGATCGGATGATCTTCGGCGACCAGCACGCGGATGTCGCGGGCGCCATCCGGCATCGCCACTGACGTCGCCGCGCGTGCCGCCCCCAGGCCCAGCGCCATGCGACAGGCCTCCACCGACGAACGCCAGAGCAGCGGGCTGCCGCACAGCATGATCCGGCCGCCGTCCACACGGAAACCCCGCGGATCGGTATCGCCCTGGACATGGATGGTGGGCGCACCGGCGACGATGACGCCCTCTTCGATCAGCTCCGCATCGGCCACATAGACATCCACGTCCTCCGCGGTGAACTCGGCAACATCCTCGGGATCGATCTCCATGGCCATCAGGCCCATGGCGGAAAGCGCATTGGCCAGCTCCTGCTCGAGCGTCGCGTCGCGGGTGCACACCAGGGCGCGCTTGCCCGCCATGCCGTGCACGCCGGATGCCGCCTGTGTCACGGGCAGATCGACTTCAAAGATGGCGCGGGTGCCGCTTCCGGCCCCGCTGTTGAGCTGAACATCGCCGCCCATCATGTGGGCCAGCCGGCGACAGATGCTCAGGCCAAGCCCGGTGCCGCCGAAGCGGCGCGTGGTGGATGCCTCTGCCTGCGTAAAGGGCTGGAACAGCCGGTTGAGCTGATCCTGTGAAATGCCGATACCTGTATCGGTAACGCAGAAGCGGAGGCGATGTGCGCCACCGTTCTCGCCCATCATGTCTACGCGCAGCATCACATGCCCGGTGGCGGTGAATTTCAGCGCGTTACTCAGCAGGTTATTGATGATCTGGCGGATGCGATTGGCGTCACCGCGATACTCAGAAGCCAGTCGCCAGTCCTGCACCAGGTACAGGTGAAGATGCTTCTGCTGCGCACGCGCCGCAAACGTACCGATCGCGCTGTCGGTCAGCAGGCGAAGATCAAACGGCTCCGGTTCCAGCTCGAGCTTTTCCGCTTCGATACGGGAAAAATCCAGGATGTCGTCAAGGATCTGCAGCAGCGACTCGGCCGAGTCCTGCACCATGCCCACCATATGCGACTGCTCGGCGTTCAGTGGCGTCTTGGATAGCAGCTCCACCAAACCCAGCACGCCAGCCATGGGCGTGCGGATCTCGTGGCTCATCATGGCAAGGAAGGCGCTCTTGGCCGCCACTGCGGCCTCGGCCGTGGCCTTGGCCTCTACCAGCGCCTGTTCGTGCTCCTTCAGCACGGTCACGTCGGCACAGTAGACGCTCCAGAAATAGCCGCCGTGGTCCGTAGGCTTGGGCTCGCCACCCAGGGCACGTATCCAGCGCGTGGCATGGTTGACGCGCGTGCGGAACTCGATCGCTTCCGCGTGATGCGCGTGGAAGGACTGGCCCACCAGCGCACGTACCGCCTCCCGGTCACCCTCCTGTGCGACATCCAGTGGACTGGATGCGCCGGACAGAATGTCCTGGTGCGACATGCCGAACAGGGCAAGCGTGGGCCCGCTGACATATTCGTAGGAACGCTTGCCATGCACATCGACAAGCAGGCGCATGACCACGCCCGGAAGGTTTTCATTGGTATCGAGGAGGCGCTGTTCCGAGGCACGCGCCCGGGCCTCGGCATCCCGCATGCGCTTGTAGCCGAATCCAATGATGGCCACCACCGATGCGCTGATGGCCAAGCCGATCAGCACCCATCGCCATGGCGCGCCATAGTTGTAATCGGCGCGGAGCCAGCGGCCGCGGATGGCTTGTCGCTGATTGTCCTTCAGCCCGGCAATGACATTGTCGATCAGGTTGGCCAGGCGAGCCTTGTCACGGCTGACGCCGAAGGTGAAATCCTGATCCAGCCCGACGGGTGCCACCACGCGCAAGGTGGCCGCGTAACGATCACGTATGAGCGCGTCGATGGCCGGCAAGGTGCCGATATACGCAGCCACATCACCCTTGGCCAGCAGCGCCAGGCCTTCGTCGTTGCTCACTGTAGGAACCAGCTCGGTGCGCGGCAGAAGCACTTTCAGTCCGTCGATCAGGCCTTCCTCTTCCCGCACGGCCACCTTCCTGCCGCGTAGGTCCTCGGGCCCCGCGATGGCTGGGCCACCGACGCGCGCCACGATCACTTCAGGAAAGTGCTCATAAGGGCGCGTAAAGGTCATGCTCGAGGGGTCGTAGTCCGTGGACATGGCGGCAGCGACCACGTCCACCTCCTTGGCTGCCACGCGGCGCTGGAGGTCATCCAGATCCCGCGCCGGCACGAACTCCAGCCGCAGGCCGAGTTCGTTCTTGACCACCTCGAGATAATCGTTGGCCAGACCGTCGAGCCCGCCATCCTTGTCCATGAAGCTGTAGGGATAGCGATCGGTTTCATAGCCGACCCGGATCGTGCCGAGGCCGGCAAGCCATTGGCGGTCGTCAGTGGTCAGGTGGTGCCCATGGGGAATGGGCGCCGACAGGTCGACAGTAAGGCCCCAGCGCGCTCGAAGGTTGGCCAGCTCATCGTCACTGATCGAGGCCTCCGACTTGCGCAGAATCGATGCCAGCATCGTCTCGCCTTGCGGCACGGCAAGTGAAGCGCGCAAGACCCCCATGTCCGGCAGGCGGGCCAGGATCACCAGGTCGTCGCGCTCGCGTTCGGCCAGCAGCCAGCGCGTGCGGCCGAGTGCGCCAATGAACGCATCTGCCTGCCCCTGCGCGACCAGGTCCAGAGCTTGCCTGGCATCGTCGGAGTAGACCACCGTGGCGGCCGGAAGGCGTGTCTTCAGCTGACGAGTGAAGTACTTGCCGAGCCGCTCCATGGCAATACGTTTATCCGCCAGGCTCCCTTCGTCGACGATCTTCAGGTCACCTTTGCGCGTGACCAGAACGAAGTTCGACTCCACATAGGGCTTCAGATAGTCAAGACGCGTGCTCCTCCCGTAAGGCTGGGCTACCAGCAGATCAAACGGAATGGGCTTGTCCACGTCGTCGAAGGCGATGTAGTCCCAATCCGTGAAGGGGCGGAACTGCAACCGCAACCCTACCTTGCCAGCCACGCGCTTCGCGTAGTCCACGCCAAAGCCATCCGGCGCGCCCGCCACCCAGGCTTCCAGCGGAAAATGGTTCCCGGCGTATACGCCCACCTGTATCACCGGATGGGCCGCAAGCCACTCGGATTCCTGCGGGGTCAGCGTCACCGGTATGTCCGTGGAGGCCTGTGCACAGGTCGTCGCCACGAACATGGCCAGCATCCATGCAAGCCGACGGCACGCCTGGACAGCTGTATCCGCGGCGGAATGGCACGACCACGGGGCATGCCGATTCGCTTTGCCTGCCCGCCAACCACGATGCATAAACGTCCCCTGTCTGATCGATTCAAGACATCAGGATAAGAATCGTGAACAAGCACCATCCATGAGAAACATCCGAATTGCCCGGACTGACAATCGCTTGGCGTGACGTGGTCGCTATCCTTGCCACCTTGTTTCCCGATCAACCGTCCAGCCAGCCATGCCCATCCGAGCTTTTCTTGCCGACGATCACCCCATTGTGCGCTCCAGCGTCCGCATGGAGATCAGTCGAATCGCCGATGTCCAGGTCGTCGGCGAGGCGTCGACGGCCGACGAGCTCGTTGCGTTCATCCGTACCGAGCCTTGCGACCTCCTCGTCACCGACTTCAGCATGCCGGGCGATGTCGACGAAGACGGCCTCGCCATGCTGGACACGATCCGGCGCCTTCGGCCTGACCTGCCCATCGTCGTGCTGACCATGCTGACCAACCTCGCCCTGCTTCGCGCCATCCATGACCGGGGCGTGTCCTGCCTCGTCATCAAGTCCGATGGCATGAGCGAGCTGGCTTCCGCCCTGCGAGCAGTCGTTGCCGGCGACAGTTACGTCAGCGCCAATGCGCGGCACCTGTTCCACGCGGCATCGCGGCGCGACGCGGCACCCGGTGTCGCGCTGACGGATCGCGAGGCCGAGGTGTTGCGGCTCTTCGCCTCTGGACGGTCCGTTTCCGAAATCGCCGCTCAGCGCGGGCGCAGCGTGAAGACCATCAGCCACCAGAAAATCAGCGCCATGAACAAGCTGGGGCTGCGCAACGACCCGGAGCTTTACACGTACGCGCATGAGCATGGGTTGTGCTGACCGGAAAGTCGCTAGATTGAGCCAGCACTTGCGGCTGCCGCATCCGCAAAATCAACACGGGAAGCCAAGTAGATCTACTTAGCCACTCCCGTGCACTCCCGCCCTTGCCAGGATGAAGAGCGGGCAGCGGGCGAAGAAACACCACGCCCCATCCCGCGCCATGCAGGTCCAGGGCGTGGTGAAGCGCTCCATGAAGGAGCGCGCCGGGTCAGGGGGCAAGCCATTCCATTTCGGACAGGGCAACGCCTTGCGATGCACTGGCCCGCTCCACCCGCCAGCGGTAATGCGCATAGCTGCCCGGGTGCGTCACGCCAAAAGCGCGCGTCTGCCGACGCCAGGGAAAGCTCTCGCCCCGTCGTTCGTCCAGGGTGACCCAGTGAACGCCGTCACTGGAGCCTTCCAGTGTCCACGATCCGGGGTCGCGCCCCGGCTGTGCCGATGACGTCAGGGTATACATGCTCACCTGTCCCGGCTGCTTCAGGTCGAGCTGGACGATCGGCTCCGCGCCGCGCAGCAAGGCCTCGGTATCGGACGTGTTGTCACTCAGGGCGCGCGCCGCCGCCTTGTCGCCCGGCACGAGCACCTGGGCGCCCTCGCTGTCGGCTAGATCGACCAGCGGCGCGGGCTTTTCACTGCCCTGGGTGATCGACGGAAGCCGCGCATCGCCCGCGGCGCTGCCCCAGGTCGAGGGCGCATCGCCCATGCGGAAGTCGAGCACCGCGCCATTCGCGAGGTCGGTATGCGCCAGCCAGCTGCGGTCGTACGGCTTGCCGTTGAGCATCACGCTCTGGATGTAGCGATGGCGGTCGCTCACTTCCGGCGCGCGAATGTCGATGGTCTTGCCGTTCTCCAGGTGGATGATCATGTGCGGGAAATAGGGTGCGCCGATGGCGTACGTCGGCGTGCCCATGCGCAGCGGGTAGAAACCGGCGGCACTGAATACCCACCAGGCGGACATCTCGCCGTTGTCCTCGTCACCGGGATAGCCCTGCCCGATCTCGCTGCCGACGTAGAGCCGTGACAGGGCATCACGCACTTTGTCCTGCGTTTTCCATGGCTGGCCCGCCAGGTCGTACATGTACAGGATGTGATGCGATGGCTGGTTGCTGTGCCCGTACTGGCCCATGCGCACGTCGCGCGCCTCCAGCATCTCGTGGATGATGTCGCCGTAGGCGCCCACGTGGAAATCGGTACCTGCCCCGAAGAACGCATCGAGCTTTCCTGTGAGCGCCTCAACGCCGCCATAGAGATTCGCCAGCCCTTGCCCGTCCTGCACGCCTTCGAACGTCATGTTCCAGGCGTTGGTTTCCGTATAGTCGCCGCCCCAGGCGAAGGGGTCGAAATGCGCGGCGTCGATGCGCCATGAGCCATCGGGCTTGCGGCCCACGAAGAAGCCAGTGGCAACATCGAACAGATTCACGTAGCCAAGCGAGCGGCTGCGAAAATAGCGGGCATCGTCCGCGTAATGCGCTGCGTACGGATCATTGGCCTGATGGTCGGCGGCCAGCGTCTGCGCCAGTTCACCGATGCCGAAGTCATTGAGGTAGCCGGCCATCGACCACGACAAGCCCTCGTCGGTGCTGTTGTCCACATAGCCATGGAACACCGATCGCGCGATACCTTTGCGGCCGGCGCCAGGCACGTCGCTGACCACGGTCGCGTCCTTCAGGGCCGCCTGGTAGAACGAACGCACGTCGAAGTTTCGAATGCCCTTGTTCCATGCATCGGCGAACGCCACGTCCGCGCTGGTTCCCACCATGAGGTCGGCGTAGCCGGGCGACGACCAGCGGGCGATCCAGCCGCCATCACGGTACTGCTGCACGAAGCCATCGATCATCTCGCCGGCCTGCGTGGGTGTCAGCAAGGCATAGGCCGGCCACGCGGTGCGATAGGTATCCCAGAGGCCATTGTTGACGTAGGGCTTGCCAGCGAGCACGCGCGCGCCCGTCTGGGTTGGCGTATTGGCGCCGGCAGGTGCGGAGAACGGACTCGCGTAGCGATAGTCGGGATGAGCAAGCGTCCCGAGGTTTTCGAATGCTTCATTCGGATACAGGAACAGGCGGTAGAGATTGGAATACAGCGTGACCTTGTCGTGGGCACTGGCACCGGGAATTTCGATGCGACCCAGCATGTCGTCCCAGCGCTGCGCCGCGCGGGCCTGCACCTTGTCGAAGGTATCGCCGTCCGCGATTTCCTGGGCCAGGTTGCGCCTGGCCTGTTCCAGGCTGATGAGCGAGGTGGCCATGCGCATCGTCACGACCTTGTCGGCATGGGTATCGAAACCGAACCATGCGGCGACATGGTCGCGCCCCTGCCCCGTCAGCCGGCCGCTCTCCGTCACGGGGCGATCAAAGGTCGCGTAGAAGAACAATCGCGTCGCTCCGGTCGAGAGCCGACTGGCGACATCGGAATACCCGCTGATACTGGCATGGGCCGCGTCCAGCTCGATGTCGCCCTTGTCGTTGCGGTTGTCGAACAGCAGCTGCGAGCGGTCGCCGGTGAAGGTGAAACGCATCATGGCGGCGTGGTCGGTCGGTGTCATCGCGGCGCTCATGCCGTTGTCGAACCTGACCTGGTAAAGATCGGCGCGAGCGATCTCGTGATCGTGCGTGAAAGCCAGCGAGCGCGCGTCGCGATCCAGTGGCGGCGCGCCGGCAGCCACGGCCGCCGGCATGACCTGAAAGGTCTGGCGATCACCCATCCACGGGCTGGGCTCGTGACTGAGGGCGAATGCCTGGATGCGCGGATGGTTATCCGCGCCGTTGCGATCCTGGTACTGGTAGATCCAGTCGGAGCCGGCTTGCGTGGTCGGCGTCCAGAAGTTGAACCCGTGCGGCAGCGCTACCGCGGGAACGTTGTTGCCGCGCGAGAAATGCGCGTTGGCATTCGTGCCGCGGCGGGTGTCCACATAGGTATGGGGCGCGGCCGCAGCATCGGTCGGGGCTGTGTCGGCCAGATGCAGGTCGTCGATATAGCCGTGGAATGCCTCCGCGCCCTGGGGGGCATCCTCCACCAACTCGACGGTGGCCACGGTTTTACCGGCAGCCACGGCGCCCACGTCGATATCCAAAGCGTTCCACTGGTTGTCGTGCAGCACACGTGAGCTGCCCTGCGCTGCCGCGCTCGCGTGTACACGATGCTGATCCGCGGCATCGAGCGCGGACAGGCGCGTGCCATCGGTGAACAGTAGATCCACCGCTACGTATTGCGCATCGCCGCGCGCCTTGCCGGAGGCGTCCGCCGGAAACACGACGTAGGAGAGGTGCGTGGCCGCCGTCACCGGTTGCCTGAGTCGATACAGCGTGGCGCGGCGTTCGCGCGGGGTCGGCACCGCATGGGCGTCGTAGCGAAGACAGCGTACGCCGGTAAAGCCGGCACCCGGCCGGGAGGTGAGGGATTCCTCCTTGCCGGGGCCGGGTACCACGCTCATTCGCCAGCCGTCGACGCTGGCCGATAAAGGTTGGGGCTCACCGACCTCAAAAGAGCTGGCAAAACCCCGGGACAGGGTTGCTGCCAGCGCCGGTGCCGCAAGCACCAGTGAGAGTCCGGCCGACAGCATGACCACCCCTGCGCGACGCTGCCGCCACGCTGACAAGCACTGCCCCATTTCTGTCTCCCCGGAAGACCGCGGACCGGTCATTCTTTGCAATTAGATCGATCCAAGTCAATCACTTTAAAAAAAGCCACGCAGTGACGAGCCCGATCAACGGATGCCCAGCAAGGTGGCCTTGGGTCGACTTTAGCCTGCAACGGCACCGGGATGCTTGCTGCGGCGCACGAACAAGGCGCGCCTTTTTAGCCTCTATTTTGCCCGGGTGTTATTGACCTCATGAAATATACCCGGGTATATTTCGCGCCCACCGTTCGTGCCCACCCCGGGTCTGCACAGGGAGCCCCACATGACATCAAAAGCTCCACACCTGGAACCCACCGAGGCAGCGGGCCGTGCATTCGTCAGGCGCGCCGTGGCAGGCAGCATCGTCATGCTCAACCTGCTGCGCTTCCGCGACATCGCCGACTACACCGCCACCCCCGAGCTGGCGCCAGCCTCGCCGATCACCGGCGAAGAAGCTTTCCAGCGCTACATCGCACACACGCTGCCTTTCCTGCGGGAGTCCGGCGGCAGCATCGAATGCCTCGGCAAAGGCGGGCCATTCCTGATCGGACCAGCCGACGAGCGCTGGGACATGGCGATGCTGGTGCGTCAGCACAGCGTTGAGTCCTTCCTGGGCTTTGCCTCGCATCGCGCCTATCTCGCCGGCCTGGGGCATCGCACGGCAGCGCTGGAAGATTCCCGGCTGCTTCCGCTTACGGACGCGAACCGCCCATTCACGAAGGAAGCGCCATGAACAATCCCGTCACGACACCGCACGACGAACGCAACATCCGCCTGCTGACCCGCCATTGGCAATGGCTGGAAGCACAACCCCGTGGCATCAACGCAAACCTGCGCCAGCTGGTGGAAATGGCGAGCCGTGACGTGGATGGCCGATACCGCGCGGCGTCGATCAGGGAGTCCTGCTATCTGTACATGCGCGATATGGCGGGGGATCGCCCTCACTTCGAGGAAGCCGTCCGCGCGCTGTTTGCCCATGACCGGGACAAGCTGCAGCAGCAGATCTCCTCCTGGCCCCTGCCGGTCCAGAGGCATATCTGCGAACTCCTTGATGCCATGCCGGCGAATGGCGCCAACGGAGCAGCGTGATGGATCGCATCCAGCGCAAAGCGCTCGTGCAGGCCTACAAGCTGGCGTTTCCGCCCATGGGCATCTTCGCCATCCGGAACCTGGCCAACGGACGCATGCTCATCGACCAGAGCACCAACCTGACGGGCGCCATCCACCGCCACCGGATCGAACTCACGTTGGGCACCCATCGCAACAAGCCATTGATGCACGACTGGCAGGTGCATGGCGACGCCGGCTTTGCGTTCGAGGTGCTGGAGAAGATCAGCGAACGTCCCGAGCCCGACTTTGACTACAAGGCGGAACTGGCGCGACGGCTGGCGAGTTGGCGAACCCGCGTACCGCTGGGCTCGGCGGCTTCCTACCTCTAGCGCGCCGGGGCCGAGGGTGCGCGCACACAAAGTCCTTGCAGGGTCCGCGCGACGATAGCGGGGCGTGTTTGCCTCGCCCGACATGGTTCCTTATCGTCGAACCACGGAACATCGACCTCATCCCTCCCCTCACACCAGCAACGAGGTTCCCCATGGAATATCGGCATTTGGGTGCATCGGGTTTCAAGGTTCCCGTGCTCAGCTTCGGCACGGGCACGTTTGGCGGCAAGGGGGATTTCTTCGGCGCCTGGGGCAATACCGACGTCGCGGAGGCCAGGCGGTTGATCGACATCTGCCTCGATGCCGGACTCACCCTGTTCGACAGCGCGGACATCTATTCCAACGGCGTCGCCGAATCGGTGCTGGGCGAAGCGATCAAGGGCCGACGCGACCGCGTGCTCATCTCCACCAAGGCGACCTTCCGCTTTGGCGAAGACCCGAATGATGTCGGCTCGTCTCGCTTTCACCTGCTGAAGTCCTGCGATGCCGCGCTCAGGCGTCTGGGCACCGATGTCATCGACCTGTTCCAGTTGCACGGCTTCGATGCCATGACGCCGGCCGAGGAAACGCTTTCGACGCTCGACGCTCGACGATCTCGTGCGTGCAGGCAAGATCCGCTACGTGGGCGTGTCGAACTTCTCCGGCTGGCACCTGATGAAGTCGCTCGCGGTCGCCGATCGCTACGGCTATCCGCGCTACGTCGCCAACCAGACCTGCTACTCGCTGATCGGTCGCGACTACGAGTGGGAGCTGATGCCGCTAGGCATCGACCAGGGCGTCGGCGCCGTGGTGTGGAGCCCGCTGGGCTGGGGCCGCCTCACCGGCAAGATCCGTCGCGGCGAACCCTTGCCGGCCACCAGCCGCCTGCACAAGACCGGCGACCTGGGCCCGCAGGTGAGCGACGACTATCTCTATCGCGTCGTCGATGCACTGGACGAGGTCGCTGCGGAGACGGGCAAGAGCGTGCCGCAGATCGCGCTGAACTGGCTGTTGCAGCGCCCGACCGTGTCGACTGTCGTGATCGGTGCGCGCAACGAGGAGCAGCTGAAGCAGAACCTCGGCGCCGTCGGCTGGAACCTCACGCGCGAACAGGTCGCCAGGCTCGATGCCGCGAGCGGAGTGACGCCAGCCTATCCGTATTGGCACCAGCAGGGTTTCACCGAGCGCAATCCCTCACCGGTTTGATGGCAACAAAAAAGGGCGCCTCCGATACGGGGCGCCCTTTGATTCCTGTGGTGGCGATCAACCGGCGTTGAGCGCGTGATCCACCATGGCCTGCGCCTCTTCCAGCAACCGCT
This genomic interval from Dyella japonica A8 contains the following:
- a CDS encoding GH92 family glycosyl hydrolase, which encodes MSVVPGPGKEESLTSRPGAGFTGVRCLRYDAHAVPTPRERRATLYRLRQPVTAATHLSYVVFPADASGKARGDAQYVAVDLLFTDGTRLSALDAADQHRVHASAAAQGSSRVLHDNQWNALDIDVGAVAAGKTVATVELVEDAPQGAEAFHGYIDDLHLADTAPTDAAAAPHTYVDTRRGTNANAHFSRGNNVPAVALPHGFNFWTPTTQAGSDWIYQYQDRNGADNHPRIQAFALSHEPSPWMGDRQTFQVMPAAVAAGAPPLDRDARSLAFTHDHEIARADLYQVRFDNGMSAAMTPTDHAAMMRFTFTGDRSQLLFDNRNDKGDIELDAAHASISGYSDVASRLSTGATRLFFYATFDRPVTESGRLTGQGRDHVAAWFGFDTHADKVVTMRMATSLISLEQARRNLAQEIADGDTFDKVQARAAQRWDDMLGRIEIPGASAHDKVTLYSNLYRLFLYPNEAFENLGTLAHPDYRYASPFSAPAGANTPTQTGARVLAGKPYVNNGLWDTYRTAWPAYALLTPTQAGEMIDGFVQQYRDGGWIARWSSPGYADLMVGTSADVAFADAWNKGIRNFDVRSFYQAALKDATVVSDVPGAGRKGIARSVFHGYVDNSTDEGLSWSMAGYLNDFGIGELAQTLAADHQANDPYAAHYADDARYFRSRSLGYVNLFDVATGFFVGRKPDGSWRIDAAHFDPFAWGGDYTETNAWNMTFEGVQDGQGLANLYGGVEALTGKLDAFFGAGTDFHVGAYGDIIHEMLEARDVRMGQYGHSNQPSHHILYMYDLAGQPWKTQDKVRDALSRLYVGSEIGQGYPGDEDNGEMSAWWVFSAAGFYPLRMGTPTYAIGAPYFPHMIIHLENGKTIDIRAPEVSDRHRYIQSVMLNGKPYDRSWLAHTDLANGAVLDFRMGDAPSTWGSAAGDARLPSITQGSEKPAPLVDLADSEGAQVLVPGDKAAARALSDNTSDTEALLRGAEPIVQLDLKQPGQVSMYTLTSSAQPGRDPGSWTLEGSSDGVHWVTLDERRGESFPWRRQTRAFGVTHPGSYAHYRWRVERASASQGVALSEMEWLAP
- a CDS encoding GIY-YIG nuclease family protein, whose translation is MDRIQRKALVQAYKLAFPPMGIFAIRNLANGRMLIDQSTNLTGAIHRHRIELTLGTHRNKPLMHDWQVHGDAGFAFEVLEKISERPEPDFDYKAELARRLASWRTRVPLGSAASYL
- a CDS encoding ATP-binding protein; the encoded protein is MFVATTCAQASTDIPVTLTPQESEWLAAHPVIQVGVYAGNHFPLEAWVAGAPDGFGVDYAKRVAGKVGLRLQFRPFTDWDYIAFDDVDKPIPFDLLVAQPYGRSTRLDYLKPYVESNFVLVTRKGDLKIVDEGSLADKRIAMERLGKYFTRQLKTRLPAATVVYSDDARQALDLVAQGQADAFIGALGRTRWLLAERERDDLVILARLPDMGVLRASLAVPQGETMLASILRKSEASISDDELANLRARWGLTVDLSAPIPHGHHLTTDDRQWLAGLGTIRVGYETDRYPYSFMDKDGGLDGLANDYLEVVKNELGLRLEFVPARDLDDLQRRVAAKEVDVVAAAMSTDYDPSSMTFTRPYEHFPEVIVARVGGPAIAGPEDLRGRKVAVREEEGLIDGLKVLLPRTELVPTVSNDEGLALLAKGDVAAYIGTLPAIDALIRDRYAATLRVVAPVGLDQDFTFGVSRDKARLANLIDNVIAGLKDNQRQAIRGRWLRADYNYGAPWRWVLIGLAISASVVAIIGFGYKRMRDAEARARASEQRLLDTNENLPGVVMRLLVDVHGKRSYEYVSGPTLALFGMSHQDILSGASSPLDVAQEGDREAVRALVGQSFHAHHAEAIEFRTRVNHATRWIRALGGEPKPTDHGGYFWSVYCADVTVLKEHEQALVEAKATAEAAVAAKSAFLAMMSHEIRTPMAGVLGLVELLSKTPLNAEQSHMVGMVQDSAESLLQILDDILDFSRIEAEKLELEPEPFDLRLLTDSAIGTFAARAQQKHLHLYLVQDWRLASEYRGDANRIRQIINNLLSNALKFTATGHVMLRVDMMGENGGAHRLRFCVTDTGIGISQDQLNRLFQPFTQAEASTTRRFGGTGLGLSICRRLAHMMGGDVQLNSGAGSGTRAIFEVDLPVTQAASGVHGMAGKRALVCTRDATLEQELANALSAMGLMAMEIDPEDVAEFTAEDVDVYVADAELIEEGVIVAGAPTIHVQGDTDPRGFRVDGGRIMLCGSPLLWRSSVEACRMALGLGAARAATSVAMPDGARDIRVLVAEDHPINRAVIGRQLDLLGYEHLVVEDGQQAWAALQEGHYDILITDCHMPVLDGYALAERIRHAEAGQARHLPIIALSASALPEQVDRCRRAGMDDFLAKPVQLDELEQKIAGIRHQAVTGAVDGGRSGRDRLAYLTNVFGSEAQVKTLLEGLLDAGNADVAKLDLALAEHDTTAQHNLIHRLVGSLRLIDPGMLESDGDETLSARRDAIVAQLGQIRALVEQLRARF
- a CDS encoding response regulator transcription factor encodes the protein MPIRAFLADDHPIVRSSVRMEISRIADVQVVGEASTADELVAFIRTEPCDLLVTDFSMPGDVDEDGLAMLDTIRRLRPDLPIVVLTMLTNLALLRAIHDRGVSCLVIKSDGMSELASALRAVVAGDSYVSANARHLFHAASRRDAAPGVALTDREAEVLRLFASGRSVSEIAAQRGRSVKTISHQKISAMNKLGLRNDPELYTYAHEHGLC
- a CDS encoding DUF2239 family protein, which encodes MNNPVTTPHDERNIRLLTRHWQWLEAQPRGINANLRQLVEMASRDVDGRYRAASIRESCYLYMRDMAGDRPHFEEAVRALFAHDRDKLQQQISSWPLPVQRHICELLDAMPANGANGAA
- a CDS encoding BON domain-containing protein; translated protein: MPGWLGLFVVGQVMALQAPPHQAASQIHSSEDAQLQASVRQAIANDASLSDAGHHVMVIVSDGAVVLRGPVRNDAEKSRIDALVRKVTGVKEVTNEIDVRQ